Genomic DNA from Marnyiella aurantia:
TCTGACGGTTTCGTAGATAATTGATAATCCTTTTACCGTATACCAATGCGATTACCAAAGAGAACAGAACCGCCAACGCTGCTCTGAAAGAAATGTAACGCAACAGATTAAGACCCGGAATATGAATTCCGTTTGCAGTAAAATATTCGTACAGGTAGTATAGCATTATATCTGGTTAAATTAAGGGATCTGTTAATATTCTTACTTGGACATCTGTTTCCAAAGATGGCCAATGACCTCACGGTCGTCAAAATGGTGTCTTACTCCATTGATTTCCTGGTAGGTTTCGTGGCCTTTTCCGGCAACCAGAACAATGTCCTTCGGCTCGGCAAACTTAATAGCCATTTTGATCGCCTCCTTTCTGTCGGCGATTACTGTATATTTACTAAAATACTGTGGCTCAATACCGGCTTCAATTTCCTTGATAATTAATTCCGGGCTTTCAGTACGTGGATTGTCGGATGTAAGAATGGCCAAAGTGGACTTACGGGCCGCAATCTTGCCCATCAAAGGTCTTTTTTCCCGGTCGCGGTCGCCGCCGCAGCCAAAAACGGTGATCAGCCTTTCATTTTTTGTCCGGATTTCGTTGATGCTGTCCAACAGATTTTCCAAAGCATCAGGTGTATGAGCGTAATCCACAACGAAGAAGATTCCGCCGTCAGACTTTATGATTTCAAACCGGCCGTTTACCCGTTTAAGCTCAGACATTGCTGTCAGTACCTCTTCCTCGGTCCTTCCCAACTCCACTGCGACAGCAAAGGCCAGTAACAGATTATATACATTAAACCGTCCGGTAAGGGTGGTCCAGAATTCTTTGCCGTTAAAATGGAGCATCATACCGTTAAAATCTGCTTCCAGCATCCTGCCATGATAGTCGGCCATGGTCTTTAGCGCATAGGTTTTCGTCTGAGCGGCCGTATTCTGCATCATGACACGTCCGTTTTTATCGTCCAGATTCGTAATTGCTACAGCATCGGAACTTAATCCGTCGAAGAAACTTTTTTTAGTGCGCAGGTATCCATCAAAAGTTTTATGATAGTCCAGATGATCATGCGTAATATTGGTAAAGCCCGCAACACTAAAGGTAAGTCCTTCAGTTCTGTGCTGATGAATTCCATGCGAACTCACTTCCATAAATGCATAGTCGCAGCCTTGCTCCACAGCTTCTGCCATAATTCTGTTGATGGTCAGAGCATCCGGTGTCGTATGTGTTGAAGGCATCACCTTGTCGCCTATCCTGTAATCTACAGTAGAAATCAGGACACACTGGTGGCCCAGTTTAGTGAAGATATCAAACAAAAGGGTACAAACTGACGTTTTACCGTTTGTTCCGGTGACTCCTGTAAGCTTGAGCTTTTGAGAAGGATTTCCATACCAATTGGAAGCAAGTGCACCCAAAGCCGTAGCGGTATCCTTTACGCGGACGTATGTTACCTGCGCATCCAGTTCCGCAGGAAATTCCTGGCAAACAATTACTGCTGCACCATTGCGTATTGAAGGATTAATAAACAGATGACCCTCTGCTGTCACACCTTTCAGCGCGACATAGAGTGATCCCTCCACAGCCAGACGGCTGTCGGATACTACTGAAGAAACTTCACGGTTCAGTTCACCGTTAATTTCCAGCGTAGGGATTCTGCTTAGTAATGACTGTAAATTCATGAATCGGTTTTGCCGCTATCCGCGGCTTTATGTTTATTACTATTTCCAGTTATTGAAGCGTAAGATATACCTTCTGATTTTTCCCGATAACGGATCCAACTTCGGGAAACTGCTCACGGATCTTTCCTACACCCTTATAATCCACTCTATAACCGGCATTCTCCAGTTGTGGAATAACATTTTTTCCGATTAAACCCACGAGAGCCGGCATACGTCCGTCGGTGATGTTCAGTTTTATATTTCGGGCTGTCATTTTAGACAAGTCGACCTTTCGGTCAACCAGCATAGACTGTTCAATATTCTGAGGCGTCTTCAGGAAAGTTTTTCCGGCAATCTCTTTAAATACAGGCGCAGAAACCACCCCGCCATAGAAACCCTTGGAATTATCCGGTTGATCTACCATTACGTAACAGGTATACTTTGGATTATCTGCAGGATAAAAGCCAGCAAATGATGCGCGGTACTTCATTGGTCCCGGCAACCAATATTCGAATCTGGCCGTTCCGGTCTTACCGGCCATTTTTAAATTGGGTGTAAAGATGCTTCTGGCGGTTCCCTTCTCAACAGCTTTGGTAAGTGCGCTGGTCATCATGGATATTGCTTCCTGCGATGCCATTTTCTTCACCATTACTTCCGGTTTCGCTTCGTATACCGTTTTACCGTCTTTCATTATTCGGTCTATAAACAGTGGCTTCAGCATTGTTCCCTTATTGGCCACTCCGTTATAAAATGTAGAAAGCTGCAGAAGATTAAAATTGGTTGAATATCCGTAGGAAATGGAAGCAAGCGTGGCTGCATTCCAGCGTTTGTGTTCCGGAGTGTATATAAACGGCTTCGTAACCCCTGGTAACTCAATATCCATCTTGTCAAACATCTTCCATCGTTTCAGATGGTTAAGGAAGATCTGAGGATTAGCTGCGTAATGCTGTGTGATCAGTTTTGCTGTTCCTACATTGCTGGATTTGGCCAGTACATCACTTATTTCATAGGTACC
This window encodes:
- a CDS encoding UDP-N-acetylmuramoyl-L-alanyl-D-glutamate--2,6-diaminopimelate ligase is translated as MNLQSLLSRIPTLEINGELNREVSSVVSDSRLAVEGSLYVALKGVTAEGHLFINPSIRNGAAVIVCQEFPAELDAQVTYVRVKDTATALGALASNWYGNPSQKLKLTGVTGTNGKTSVCTLLFDIFTKLGHQCVLISTVDYRIGDKVMPSTHTTPDALTINRIMAEAVEQGCDYAFMEVSSHGIHQHRTEGLTFSVAGFTNITHDHLDYHKTFDGYLRTKKSFFDGLSSDAVAITNLDDKNGRVMMQNTAAQTKTYALKTMADYHGRMLEADFNGMMLHFNGKEFWTTLTGRFNVYNLLLAFAVAVELGRTEEEVLTAMSELKRVNGRFEIIKSDGGIFFVVDYAHTPDALENLLDSINEIRTKNERLITVFGCGGDRDREKRPLMGKIAARKSTLAILTSDNPRTESPELIIKEIEAGIEPQYFSKYTVIADRKEAIKMAIKFAEPKDIVLVAGKGHETYQEINGVRHHFDDREVIGHLWKQMSK